CTTACGAATTAGGTTTACGAAATCAAATCACCGAAAATGATGTTCTGACAGTTACTGCTTTTTATAAAGACATTTTCGATTATATAACTGCAAAACAATTTCGTGCTACTGTTATCGGAACAATCCGGGGTGTTTATACAATCTATATCAATCAGGATTATGCACGCGTACGCGGGCTTGAGTTAGAATATAAAACCCGTATTGGCAAGATGCTACGCTTAAGTTTGTCTGGTACATATAATATTGCTACCGGTAAAAGTTCTTCGGCTAACGAGAACGTGTTCAACATCCAGCAGGGACTTGAAGAAAACTTAAAAGAGTCGTTTGTAATCTGGGACAGACCATTTCAGGGTTCTGCAAATATAAATTTCTTTGTTGCAAAAAATAATCCCTTATTTGGTTTTGGAAGCGGCATCTTGGATGATTACAATGTTTACCTCAGGGTGTTTTATCAATCAGGCAAACGCTATACTCCACAAATATTTTACAGAATTAATCCTACTACCGGCAGACCCGAATATAGAAGCGACCGTGAAAATCCTTACAGCAAAATCGGACAAGATTGGTTCTATGTCGATTTAAATTTCGAGAAGTATATTAATTTAGGTTTCGGGAAATTCGTTTTCACTTTCGAAATGCAGAATATTTTTGACAGAAAAAATTCTCAAATCCTGAACCCTATAACAGGAACTGCCTACGAATACGGACAAATAACACCAGTTGATTGGAACGACCCTACATATCGGGATTTAACAGCACCAATCGATCCGCTGCCTTACAATGCGGCTCGTTATTTAACCCCTCGTACTTTTAAAATGGGGCTATCATTCAGATTTTAAAACTTTTTATGAGAGTGAATTTCATGAAGCATATTCCAAAAATAATAAAATATCTATTATCAGTAACATTATTTACTTCAATTACCAATGCTCAACTTATTCCTAATTTAGGCGGGCAGCGTGTGGGTATTTCAGCTTACCAGTTTTTAAAAATTGGAGTGGGTGCCCGTGCTACTGCTTTCGGCGATGCTTACGTGGCAATAGCTAACGATGCATCGGCACTATTTTGGAATCCTGCTGGCTTGGTTTACCTTCCGGGACATCAAGTTTTCTTGGCACACACACAATACGTTGCCGACATCAATCACGATTTCATCGGGGCTGCTTACAAATTATCCTCATCCGATGTGATTGGTTTGAGTGTTTTATCGCTTAGCACAGATGATATGCCAATCACGAACGAAACAAATCCTTTCGGAACAGGACGGTATTTTAAATACAGCGATATAGCAGTTGGTTTAACTTATTCAAGGCAAATGACAAGTCAGTTCAGCTTCGGTGCAACTGTTAAGTATGTAGAAGAAACTTTAGATATTTTAAAGATGCGAAGCGTTTTAGTTGATATAGGTACTTACTACTGGACTGGTTTAGGTTCAGTACGATTTGCGGTCGTGGTATCAAATTTCGGCGGCGATGTTTCTCCCTCAGGTACAGTTGAATTGTATGATGGAAATAAGATAACGAATTTTCAATCCTATTCACCTCCCACACTTTTTAAAATGGGTATTGCTTTTGAACCTTATCAAACTGAAATGCACCGTGTAACAACCTCAATTCAATTAAATCATCCAAACGACAATGCCGAAAATATTCGGCTCGGTGGCGAGTATAGCTGGAAAGAAATGTTTTTCATCCGGGCAGGAGTCAAACGAACAATCGGCGAAAGTATATTCGGCAAAGATGGAACTTCGGAAGAGGATATTTCTTTAGGAGCCGGCGTGAAAGTACCAATCAGTATTGCAAAAATTGATGTCGATTATGCTTATTCTAATTTTAACAGGTTAGGCAGCATTCACAGAATATCATTAAATTTTACATATTAAAGTCTTATGAAATTAACAAAATTATTTGTACTAATCAGCTTATCATTAATTCTAATTATCGGCTGTCAGGAAAAGTTTGATTCAGAAACTCTCCCAACAACTACGATTATAAATTTAGGGGACACCTCGTATGTTGAAATATTCCCAGCATTAGAAGGATTCAACAATCCAACGGCGATTCTTGCGGGGCACGACCAGCTCCTTTATATCGCAGATACAGACAACAATCGGATAATTCAAATGAACGAAGCGGGGATAATATTGAGTACAATTAAGATGCTAAGACCTATTGCGATTGCTCAAGATCTTCGTTTGGATTTATTAGTATCAGGCGAAATTATCCGAGTAGCAACCGGCGACACTATCGGTGGTTTGTTCCGTATTCATCTGTATGAAGCGAAGCATAATCTTGATACCGCTGTTGTCGATACTATCTTCAAAGAACCTGCAAAACCCAAAAGACGATATCGTGGAATTGGTATTTTGAGAGAAAACCAATATCTAATTGCACGTGACGGTCCCGATAATACAAGTTTTGTTGACCCTGATAGTCGTGTATTATGGTTTAATAAAAATGATAAGTTAATTACTCCCTTAGGTGATTTAGCAACTCGTGAAGGATCCGGAATTGTGGATATTTTAAGACCGACAGGATTAGTAACATTCCCTAATAGTAACGATTTTATACTAATACAAAGTTCTGTTGATGGAAGAATGACATACGGAGCCTTGTGGATGGTTTATCAAAAAAGTTATGACTTCGAAGGTTGGTTGCCAAAATTTACAACACCATCGGAATTTATGCGACCAAAA
The Bacteroidota bacterium DNA segment above includes these coding regions:
- a CDS encoding PorV/PorQ family protein; the encoded protein is MKHIPKIIKYLLSVTLFTSITNAQLIPNLGGQRVGISAYQFLKIGVGARATAFGDAYVAIANDASALFWNPAGLVYLPGHQVFLAHTQYVADINHDFIGAAYKLSSSDVIGLSVLSLSTDDMPITNETNPFGTGRYFKYSDIAVGLTYSRQMTSQFSFGATVKYVEETLDILKMRSVLVDIGTYYWTGLGSVRFAVVVSNFGGDVSPSGTVELYDGNKITNFQSYSPPTLFKMGIAFEPYQTEMHRVTTSIQLNHPNDNAENIRLGGEYSWKEMFFIRAGVKRTIGESIFGKDGTSEEDISLGAGVKVPISIAKIDVDYAYSNFNRLGSIHRISLNFTY